From Permianibacter aggregans, a single genomic window includes:
- a CDS encoding DUF2065 domain-containing protein, producing the protein MNIQWSDLMAGMALAMVLEGLLPFLSPKGFRDALITAVQLPDKALRRLGLISMVIGLAVLYWARH; encoded by the coding sequence ATGAACATCCAATGGAGCGACCTGATGGCCGGCATGGCGCTGGCCATGGTGCTCGAAGGCTTACTGCCATTTTTAAGCCCGAAAGGCTTTCGCGACGCGCTGATCACTGCCGTGCAATTGCCGGACAAAGCGCTGCGCCGCTTGGGTCTGATTAGCATGGTTATAGGATTGGCTGTGCTGTACTGGGCCCGTCATTAA